A stretch of DNA from Natronorubrum halophilum:
GACTCGGGCTCCCTGCAACGGGCTTCTACGTTTGCCGGGCAGGCCTCTCGTACATGCGTGCCGGAGGAAATCCCGAGAAGAAGAATACCGCCAAAGAGCGGCTGGTTATGTCGGGTATTGGGTTCGGAATCATCGTCCTCGCCCTTATCTCGCCCGAACTCATCGACAACGTCGGAAGCCAGATGGGATTCAACTTCTCCAGTTGTGTCAAGCCGTTCTAGATCCTAACACATCCGAACACGACCTCCCACACCATATTGTCGATGACCATGCTCCGGCCGGTGATCGTTGTCGTCCTCCTCGTTACGAGTAGTCTCGCCATTGGGCTGATGAACACTACAGCATCTGCCTCACCAGAGACGAATTCGAGTACAGCGCTCCCCGTGGACGGCCCTGATTATGGTGTCAACGAGTCGCGATTTCAGCTGTTGTGGTCGGAAGATACAGATCAGGCGAACCTCTCGAGTGATGACCTAACAGAGAATGCGTCCTCGCCTGCGGAGTTCTCACAGCACCTCTCGCGATCGACGGACTACTTGTTCGACGACCCAATCGAGGATGTCGAACGCTGGAATAGCGGTGACTTCGACGACTACGCCGCTGGTGATGAAGAGACATCGATCCACCCCGAGGCAGCAGCCCTTGAGAATAGACGCTTCATCAAAGACGCATACAGTAGCATCTTTGCAGTCAATCCGTCGACGGTTCTCCAGTCGGGGAACGAGTCAACGACGTATATCGCGCCGGAGGGTGAGGTTCTCGCGATATCCGATTACCGAGTCGAAGTGCCAGACGACAGTGAGAGCGGACCAGTACGGGACGAATGGTCGCTCGAGGAGACCGATCTCGAGAGTGTCACCCTCGAGGCAGATGGTCTGAAACTCGATTCCAACGCAAGCCATCGGTCGTCCCTCGAGTACAGCAGTCTGTCAGGCGACCCAACGCTAGCAGTTGAAGCAGAGATCTCCGCTCAACTTCGTCAGAAGGAGCGGACGTGTGACGAGTATAATCAGAGCACGGACTCCTGTGAGGGTTCGTGGGAGACAGAAATCAACCACCCTTCCGAACAGCTCACAGTAACTGACTCGGTCAACACTACCGTCAATCGAGTCGACACCGCCGATGGAAACCAGATGGCGTTCGAAGCCGATGACAACCGCACCGGTGCTGTCGTTCACCCGGGTACCGTCTGGTCAGGGATCGATATCGACGACAACACACAGGTTCGCGGGAATTGGCGCTTCTATTCCGCAGGCGCAGACGGCTGGCACACGATGGTCTCACGCACCGAATCAGGCGCGACTCGAGCGAATTCCACCGTTCGTCCGGCGCAACTCTACGCGGTACCAATGCAGGCGGAACCAGACGTGGCGGGTGGCGCGGCCGATACTGTCGAACCACCACTCGAGATCGAAGCAACCTGGGGGAGTGAACATGAGGCCCCATCCCTCGGTGACGACATCGACGTTACGCCTGTCGATCAGTACGTAAATACGTCGTCCGTTGCACTGCAATCGGAATCCCTCGCAGCAGATTCGTTCGACACAGTGACCGTTCACGGAATCGTTCGTGGCCAGTCACAATCAGTCTCGCTCGAGAACGAAGGGACCGTTCGCGAAACGAATCTCAACCTGACCGTTCTCGAGGTCAATTCCTCGGGAGCGGTCGTCGAAGCAGTAGTTACGGAAAACGCGACTGGAGAACCGGTGACGACTGGGCGCGTGGAAGTCGGCAACCAGTCGGCTCCCCTCAACGCCAGTGGGATGGCCCGCCTCCAACTTGAGGAGCGACCATCGCTCTTGGTCGATGGAACGTACGTTGCCGAGGATTGGTGGCGTGCGGAGACGATGTACGCTACTGCAGAGGATCGGGCAAAGATCCCACCGAAGTATCCGAAGTTTGCTCAACTCGTCGAGTTAGCGCTCGTGACGCTGCTCTGGTTCCTGCCAGTTTCCTTGGCTGTCTACGGGTTTGACTGCCTGACAGACGGCACGTTTCTTGGACTTACAGATACCGATGACAGATAACAATCCAACTCACAAGAGTCGTATCGCTCGCCGATCAGTCCTTGCCACCATCGGACTCAGTACCGCCGTCCTCGCAGGTTGTACGTCGGATTCTCCCTCAAGTCCTTCAAATAATAGTTCGGCGGATGGCTCTGGACTCGACACCGAAGACAGCGATATCTTCGCGAACGTCGAGATGAACGACGAGAATCTCGAGGTCGAAGTGACTGGAGAGAGTTCGGCCAAATTCATCAACCTCGTCGATCCAGATGGCGAGTTATTCGATCAAGCCCGTCTCGAGGATGACGACACCGAAGCCTCATTCGATATCCTCGGCAGGTTTGAAGACGATATCGACACTGGTGAGTATGAACTCGTCGCCCTCGAGAATCGTGAAGCCGATGAACCGGTTGACTCGACGACGATCACGCTCGATGCAGAGTGCACAATCACCGACGTGCTCTGGGCGGCAGAGAATCCAGATATGGACTGGGAGAAGAATTCACCAGTCTGGGATGAATACGCGGCAGTTGTTATAGAGAACGTGGGGACGATTCCCTCCTTACTTACAGAACTTCAGTGGAAAGGCGCACCGGCCGCCAAGTTAGGTAGAGACGATACAGTCTCGTATCACCATGAGATACGCTTGCCGCCCGGAGAGACGACTGCCTATTCATTTGGTCAAATCTATCAGACAAGTGGTGCAGGAGGTTCACTGGACTGTAGCGAGTTAGGGACAGAACCGATGACAGTGACAGCTGTCGTCCAAGTAGGATCAGATCCATCCTACACACAGCAAATCGAGTATGGTGGGGAACAATCGTGTGATCTTACTATCGTTGAGGAGGGCCCAGGTGAATCGCTATCTGATGGAGGTGACGATTAGATGGCATGGCTCCAAAACGAAGTTGAAAATGCGATTGAAAACGTTATTGAGAGGCTCACCGACGCAATTCTTGGGCTAGTAAACGATATCTACGGAGCGCTCTTGGAGCCCATCGTCGGTGTTCCGGCGCCGGAATCTAACTCTCAGTATATCGTTGTTGGAACTCCAAGTGGAGAGCCATGGGCAAGTTTGTATCAGGATGTGTATCTGGCGTATATTATGCCCTTGGCGATTATGATGGTGATTATTTCGTTCTCGTTCATCGGGCTCCGCGCAGGGTCGATGAGTGCGTATCGTCGGAAGCGACTCATGAGACGTCTCGGAATCGTGTTCATGGGAACGTTCGTTTGGTTCCCGTTAGTTTCGATCCCGTTGCAATTTGTCGACGCAATTGGGACAACGATCGCTCCAATAGAAGATATGTCCGCAGGTCTTGGCGGACTTATTCAAGCGACTCTTGGAGGGACGTTTGTAATCCTCGCGATGGTTGTCATCTCAAATTTCTTCTTAGTTGTTGCTGGATTCGTCGTTGCTCTCCGATGGATCGGAATATTCGTGCTAACGGTCACTATGCCGCTTCTGGGGGTTATCTGGGCGCTTGAAGCCTGGCCATTCACACCAGCTGCGAACATGGCCCGTCGAGTAGCAGGGATTTATCCTGGCCTCATCCTTGCTGGAGTTCCAGCGGCGCTTCTCTTCCGGATTGGGTGGGAAGTCGGTGGTATTGAGACACTCGGCCAAAATGAACTTTTTTCGCTACTCATTGGATTGACGCTGATTCCCGCAGCGGTTATTGCGATGATCATGACCGTCTACTGGAGTAGCCCCGCCGTTCGAACGATCGCTCAGAAGAGCGTTACCGCCACAAATCCGGCATCGGCTGCTGCTGGTGCCAGTAAAGCAAAAGCCGCGTCTGGGAGTGCCGTACGCGGCGCTCGAAACGTTCATCGTGGCTACGCAAACGGAAAATTCGGCCCGGTAACGAAAAGCGGTCAGACGAAACTCGGGAGTAGTAACTCGAAAGCGTACAAACTCGGTAAATCAGCGAACGCGACGAGGGCGCACGCCAGTCAGTACAACACACTGCGGAAATCGGATTCAGGACGAATACGCGACAAAGCCAAAGATGACGCCAAACGCGCTACACGGAAAACATCGGCCAAAGCTAAGCAAGGGCTCAGAAACACCAAAGAAAAGGTCTCGAGGTGGTGATCGATATGAGTTCGAACACAGCCGATAGCGAATACAATGCACGAAAGATTCACCAATCGCTGGGCGGCACGACAGCGTTCTTCCAGGGCTACACGATTGGCGAACTTATGCTGTTTCTCACAGTCGCGTTCGTCACCGTCATCGCAGCGACGTTCGTTCCATCCGCGCTCACGATCCCGATCCTCGGATTCGGATGTATGTGCACGATTCTCCTCTTCTTGCTTCACAAGGTCAAGCCCGATTACCTCTGGCTCACCGAGTGGCTCGTCGCTCG
This window harbors:
- a CDS encoding pilin, which translates into the protein MSPKVLSIAMWMAFLVIMTGSATAQSDVGDVYCGTGVETGITIVFGAIAGLGLPATGFYVCRAGLSYMRAGGNPEKKNTAKERLVMSGIGFGIIVLALISPELIDNVGSQMGFNFSSCVKPF